From the genome of Pelobacter propionicus DSM 2379, one region includes:
- a CDS encoding YkgJ family cysteine cluster protein — translation MNCRIGCAACCIAPSISSPIPGMPSGKPAGVRCVQLTVDNCCALFGDAQRPAVCSSLRPSREMCGNSQGEALEQLTFLEQATRPHRP, via the coding sequence ATGAACTGCCGGATCGGCTGCGCGGCCTGCTGCATCGCCCCCTCCATATCCTCACCCATACCGGGCATGCCTAGTGGCAAGCCGGCCGGGGTGCGCTGCGTGCAGCTGACCGTGGATAATTGCTGCGCACTGTTTGGAGACGCACAGCGGCCGGCCGTCTGCAGCTCGCTGCGGCCCAGCCGGGAGATGTGCGGCAACAGCCAGGGGGAGGCGCTGGAGCAGCTGACCTTCCTGGAACAGGCAACCAGGCCGCACAGGCCGTGA
- a CDS encoding radical SAM protein, which translates to MPRYVEPLFRPPSEAHSLIFQITIGCSQRQCAFCGMYKGKDFRLRPVGEILEEIQEIPLPYRSRVQRVFLADGDALVYPFDGLVTILDSLATTLPGLTRVASYASPRSLTTKDAGQLALLREKRLSMLYLGLESGDDATLKAINKGYTADEIAELATMARDAGMKLSVTAILGLAGRARSLEHARATAEWVNRVNPEYFSLLTLFHRHNEEFVSSLDRCSQGELMLEAREVLLNLHPRQTILRSNHVSNFLNLAGSYPEDRERLIADLDRAIDRARSIPGFFDTVPCYSEEYY; encoded by the coding sequence ATGCCCCGTTACGTCGAACCGCTCTTCCGTCCCCCCAGCGAGGCCCACAGCCTGATCTTCCAGATCACCATCGGTTGCTCCCAGAGGCAGTGCGCCTTCTGCGGCATGTACAAGGGAAAGGATTTCCGGCTGCGCCCGGTGGGGGAGATCCTGGAGGAGATCCAGGAGATCCCGCTCCCGTACCGTTCCCGCGTCCAGCGGGTCTTTTTGGCCGACGGCGATGCCCTGGTCTACCCCTTCGACGGGCTGGTGACGATTCTGGACTCCCTTGCAACAACCTTGCCCGGCCTGACCCGTGTCGCCTCCTACGCCTCCCCCCGCAGCCTGACCACCAAGGACGCCGGACAACTGGCGCTGCTGCGGGAGAAGCGCCTCTCCATGCTCTACCTGGGACTGGAATCGGGTGACGACGCCACCCTTAAGGCCATCAACAAGGGGTACACCGCCGACGAGATAGCCGAGCTGGCCACCATGGCCCGCGATGCCGGCATGAAGCTCTCCGTCACCGCCATCCTCGGCCTGGCAGGAAGGGCACGCAGCCTGGAGCATGCCCGGGCAACCGCCGAGTGGGTCAACCGGGTCAACCCGGAGTACTTCTCGCTCCTGACCCTGTTCCACCGCCACAACGAGGAGTTCGTCAGCTCCCTGGACCGCTGCAGCCAGGGAGAGCTGATGCTGGAGGCCCGCGAGGTCCTGCTCAACCTGCACCCGCGCCAGACCATCCTGCGCTCCAACCATGTCTCCAATTTCCTCAACCTGGCAGGCAGCTATCCCGAAGACCGGGAGCGGCTGATCGCCGACCTGGATCGCGCCATCGACCGCGCCAGGAGCATCCCCGGCTTTTTCGACACGGTACCCTGCTACAGCGAGGAATACTACTGA